A DNA window from Staphylococcus warneri contains the following coding sequences:
- a CDS encoding 2-isopropylmalate synthase yields MSSHIQIFDTTLRDGEQTPGVNFTFDERLKIALQLEKWGVDVIEAGFPASSTGSFKSVEAISKALTTTAVCGLARCIKSDIDAVYEATKHAAKPLVHVFIATSPIHLEHKLKMSQEEVLDSIKEHVTYAKQLFDIVQFSPEDATRTDMDFLIQSVQTAVDAGATIINIPDTVGFSYPNEYGQIFKTLTESVQSDNEIIYSSHCHDDLGMAVSNSLAAIEGGARRVEGTVNGIGERAGNAALEEVALALYIRKDHYGIESQIELKETKKTSDLISRYAGIRVPRNKAIVGQNAFSHESGIHQDGILKHRETYEIMTPQLVGVSTTELPLGKLSGKHAFAEKLKALGYDINPDDQINLFKQFKSIADKKKSVSDRDIHALIQGSEHEQSAIYQLEALQLQFVSNGLQSAVVVIKDKDGSIYQDSSIGTGSIVAIYNAVDRIFKRETELIDYRIDSVTEGADAQAEVHVNLVINNKEVNGIGIDHDILKASCKAYIEAHAKYDADAKEKEGIQS; encoded by the coding sequence ATGAGTAGCCATATTCAAATATTTGATACCACTCTTAGAGATGGTGAACAAACACCTGGAGTGAATTTCACATTCGATGAACGTTTAAAAATAGCACTACAACTTGAAAAATGGGGTGTAGATGTTATCGAAGCTGGCTTTCCTGCTTCTAGTACAGGTAGTTTCAAATCAGTGGAAGCTATTTCTAAAGCCTTAACAACAACTGCTGTTTGTGGTTTAGCTAGATGTATCAAGTCTGATATTGATGCAGTCTATGAAGCAACAAAACATGCTGCTAAACCTCTAGTACATGTCTTTATTGCGACATCCCCTATTCATCTAGAGCATAAATTGAAAATGTCTCAAGAAGAAGTTTTAGATTCTATAAAAGAACATGTCACTTATGCTAAGCAATTATTTGATATCGTTCAATTCTCACCTGAAGACGCAACACGAACAGATATGGATTTTTTAATACAAAGTGTACAAACAGCTGTTGATGCTGGTGCAACCATTATTAATATTCCTGACACTGTAGGTTTTAGTTACCCAAATGAATATGGACAAATTTTTAAAACTTTAACTGAATCCGTTCAATCTGATAATGAAATTATTTATAGTTCACATTGTCACGATGACTTAGGTATGGCGGTGTCTAATAGTCTAGCTGCTATTGAAGGTGGCGCGAGACGTGTAGAAGGTACTGTAAATGGTATTGGCGAGCGTGCTGGTAACGCAGCACTAGAAGAAGTCGCTTTAGCACTATATATTCGTAAAGATCATTATGGAATAGAGTCACAAATTGAGTTAAAAGAAACTAAGAAAACTTCTGACTTAATTTCTCGTTATGCAGGTATTCGTGTACCAAGAAATAAAGCTATCGTAGGACAAAATGCATTCAGTCATGAATCTGGTATACATCAAGATGGTATTCTTAAACATCGTGAAACATATGAAATTATGACGCCTCAATTAGTTGGTGTTAGTACTACAGAATTACCTTTAGGAAAACTTTCAGGTAAGCACGCCTTTGCTGAAAAATTAAAAGCATTAGGCTATGACATTAATCCAGACGATCAAATTAATTTATTTAAACAATTTAAATCTATTGCTGATAAGAAAAAATCGGTTTCTGACCGCGATATTCATGCTTTAATTCAGGGCTCAGAACATGAACAAAGTGCGATTTATCAACTAGAAGCATTACAACTTCAATTCGTTTCTAATGGACTTCAAAGTGCAGTTGTTGTAATTAAAGATAAAGATGGCAGCATTTATCAAGACTCAAGTATTGGTACAGGTTCTATTGTCGCAATTTATAATGCAGTTGATCGTATCTTTAAACGTGAAACAGAATTAATCGATTATCGCATTGATTCCGTTACAGAAGGAGCAGATGCTCAAGCAGAAGTACATGTTAATCTTGTAATCAACAATAAAGAAGTCAATGGTATAGGTATTGATCACGATATTTTAAAAGCTTCATGTAAAGCTTATATTGAGGCACATGCAAAATACGATGCAGACGCTAAAGAGAAAGAAGGTATCCAATCATGA